Proteins co-encoded in one Phytoactinopolyspora mesophila genomic window:
- a CDS encoding choice-of-anchor M domain-containing protein has product MAAAALLVVTGPASSAADDPDLEQEIDSDQEVSTETAVLDDGHVDMGPRYVDDEWTFLIHDDTAEPPVWRWMEDTVFQVSDAARLAVPDNDAYAFLPAEPGTEVHVVPQAQQPGVVWLGWNTQDPAVMETVDRGVTLRLRRVEGPGEMVMFLQSGDLGDPEPLWDSREEYPQDVWVENNTHTHANWVFSEPGVYLVEVEATADLVTGETESAVEVMRLAVGNETSTDEALNAEYVLTQDAALDDPGAESGDGEASGDAEDTGGGVATGLLIAVAGGVALLIALAVVVFRGRRAKARAAELSAAEASSERAR; this is encoded by the coding sequence ATGGCGGCGGCCGCTCTCCTGGTAGTGACCGGACCGGCGTCGTCGGCCGCTGACGATCCGGATCTTGAGCAAGAGATCGACAGTGATCAAGAGGTATCCACTGAGACGGCGGTGTTGGACGACGGCCATGTCGACATGGGGCCACGGTATGTCGACGACGAGTGGACGTTCCTCATCCACGACGACACCGCTGAGCCACCGGTCTGGCGCTGGATGGAGGACACGGTGTTCCAGGTGAGCGACGCCGCCCGCCTGGCCGTCCCGGACAACGACGCCTATGCGTTCCTGCCCGCGGAGCCGGGCACAGAGGTGCACGTGGTGCCGCAGGCACAACAGCCCGGGGTGGTGTGGCTGGGCTGGAACACACAGGATCCCGCCGTGATGGAGACCGTCGACCGAGGCGTCACCCTGCGGCTGCGGAGGGTTGAAGGCCCCGGGGAGATGGTCATGTTCCTGCAGAGCGGCGATCTCGGTGACCCCGAGCCGCTTTGGGACAGTCGCGAAGAATACCCGCAGGACGTGTGGGTCGAGAACAACACCCATACCCATGCGAACTGGGTGTTCTCCGAGCCAGGGGTCTACCTCGTGGAGGTGGAGGCCACCGCCGATCTCGTGACCGGCGAGACCGAATCGGCGGTAGAGGTGATGCGGCTCGCGGTCGGCAATGAGACCAGCACCGATGAAGCGCTCAATGCCGAGTACGTGCTGACGCAGGACGCCGCGCTGGACGATCCAGGGGCAGAGTCCGGAGACGGCGAAGCCAGCGGTGATGCCGAGGACACCGGCGGCGGTGTGGCGACCGGTCTGTTGATCGCCGTTGCCGGCGGGGTGGCCCTGCTCATCGCCTTGGCAGTGGTCGTGTTCCGGGGCCGGCGTGCGAAGGCGCGAGCGGCTGAGTTGTCCGCTGCCGAGGCGAGTTCGGAGCGCGCCCGGTGA
- a CDS encoding anchored repeat-type ABC transporter ATP-binding subunit, with amino-acid sequence MSVLEVENLSVDLGGRPVLRDIELRVDVGEFVGLIGPNGAGKTTLLRSILALIRAASGQVLVEGRTAKPGRSRLGYVPQRHEFAWDFPISVENTVMSGRAGRIGLFRRPGVADWRAATEAMERVQIADLRTRPVGELSGGQRQRVLVARALALQPSILLLDEPFTGLDMPTQELLNDLFYQLSCEDKAVLMTTHDLVLALESCTRLALLNGTIIADASPGELEDHDVWKRTFGVGENSPLMKILKVA; translated from the coding sequence GTGAGTGTTCTTGAGGTCGAGAACCTGAGCGTGGATCTCGGCGGCCGCCCGGTTCTGCGGGATATCGAGCTGCGCGTCGACGTCGGCGAGTTCGTCGGCCTGATCGGTCCGAACGGTGCTGGCAAGACGACACTGCTGCGGTCCATCCTTGCGCTGATCCGCGCTGCGTCCGGCCAGGTGCTCGTCGAAGGACGGACCGCGAAACCAGGACGTTCGCGCCTCGGCTATGTGCCGCAGCGGCACGAATTCGCCTGGGACTTTCCGATCTCGGTGGAGAACACCGTGATGAGCGGCCGGGCCGGCCGGATCGGTCTGTTCCGGCGGCCGGGCGTGGCCGACTGGCGCGCCGCGACAGAGGCGATGGAACGGGTCCAGATCGCCGATTTGCGCACCCGCCCGGTAGGTGAGCTGTCCGGTGGGCAACGACAACGAGTGCTCGTGGCCCGGGCACTGGCACTCCAGCCGAGCATCTTGCTACTGGACGAGCCTTTCACCGGACTCGACATGCCCACCCAGGAGCTGCTGAACGACCTGTTTTACCAGCTCTCATGCGAGGACAAAGCCGTGCTGATGACCACCCACGACCTCGTCTTGGCGCTCGAGTCATGCACGCGGCTCGCCCTGCTCAACGGGACGATTATCGCCGACGCCTCGCCGGGCGAGCTGGAAGATCACGACGTGTGGAAGCGCACCTTCGGCGTCGGAGAGAACAGCCCGCTGATGAAGATCCTGAAGGTGGCCTGA
- a CDS encoding EamA family transporter has translation MTETDALRTPGEAGKRLTARIPPHAYFVVSAIFHYLGPAFAVLLFARVDVLGVAWLRIAAAALIFAMWRRPWRIWAGLSHGVRMLLMAWGAVLAVMNSCFYLALDRLPLGTVAAIEFLPVIVLAAVAARTPRNAVALLAAVAGVYLLTDVRLVAEPIGIAFAFANAVLFTLYIVLAHRVARNSAVKGIDGLAVAMLVAAVVAMPVGIPSAAPVFADPIALAAGVGVGITSSVIPYLCDQLAMARLARATYALLVSILPATATLIGIVVLTQIPTFAEAFGVGLVIVGVAIHREHLPHSRRRSSDGAVARRERPSQQEDGGQNQHDGATDGEIVAP, from the coding sequence ATGACGGAAACCGACGCCCTGCGCACGCCGGGAGAAGCTGGCAAGCGCTTGACGGCGCGAATCCCTCCCCATGCCTATTTCGTGGTCAGCGCCATATTCCACTACCTCGGCCCGGCGTTCGCCGTGCTCCTGTTCGCCCGTGTAGACGTCCTGGGTGTCGCCTGGCTGCGGATCGCCGCCGCCGCGCTGATCTTCGCGATGTGGAGGCGGCCCTGGCGAATCTGGGCCGGACTCTCCCATGGCGTACGCATGCTGCTGATGGCCTGGGGAGCGGTTCTCGCCGTTATGAACAGCTGCTTCTACCTCGCCCTCGACCGGCTGCCACTGGGGACGGTGGCCGCCATCGAGTTCCTCCCCGTCATCGTGCTGGCGGCCGTCGCCGCCCGCACTCCCCGTAACGCGGTCGCGCTCCTCGCCGCTGTCGCCGGGGTCTACCTCCTGACCGATGTTCGGCTGGTGGCAGAGCCCATCGGCATAGCATTCGCCTTCGCCAATGCTGTGCTATTCACCCTTTACATCGTCCTCGCGCACCGGGTGGCGCGGAATTCCGCGGTCAAGGGCATCGACGGCCTGGCCGTCGCCATGCTCGTCGCGGCCGTGGTCGCCATGCCGGTTGGCATTCCGAGCGCCGCGCCGGTATTCGCCGACCCGATCGCGCTGGCCGCCGGCGTAGGTGTCGGCATCACCTCATCGGTCATCCCTTACCTCTGTGACCAGCTCGCCATGGCCCGGCTCGCGCGTGCCACGTACGCGCTGCTGGTCTCGATCCTGCCCGCCACCGCCACTTTGATCGGCATCGTCGTGCTCACTCAGATCCCGACCTTCGCGGAGGCGTTCGGCGTCGGCCTGGTAATCGTCGGCGTCGCGATTCACCGAGAGCACCTTCCGCACTCGCGCCGACGATCGAGCGACGGCGCCGTGGCGCGGCGCGAACGTCCAAGCCAGCAGGAAGACGGCGGTCAAAACCAGCACGATGGTGCCACCGACGGGGAGATCGTAGCTCCATGA
- a CDS encoding nitroreductase family deazaflavin-dependent oxidoreductase translates to MSGFNDKIIEEFRANGGKVGGDFEGAPMLLLTTTGAKTGLLRTSPLVYTRDGDRFVVIASNGGADSHPAWYFNIVANPVVTVEVGTEKLEAKANIAGPAERDRLFAAQAELMPGFKEYEAKTDRVIPVVTLERVS, encoded by the coding sequence ATGAGCGGTTTCAACGACAAGATCATCGAAGAGTTCCGGGCGAACGGCGGAAAGGTCGGGGGTGACTTCGAGGGGGCGCCCATGCTGCTGCTCACCACGACGGGCGCCAAGACCGGCCTGCTCAGGACGTCTCCGCTGGTGTATACCCGTGACGGCGACCGGTTCGTCGTCATCGCTTCCAACGGCGGCGCTGACTCGCATCCGGCCTGGTACTTCAACATCGTGGCCAATCCGGTCGTCACGGTGGAGGTGGGTACCGAGAAGCTCGAAGCCAAGGCAAATATTGCCGGGCCGGCGGAGCGTGACCGGCTGTTCGCCGCGCAGGCTGAACTGATGCCGGGGTTCAAGGAATACGAGGCCAAAACCGACCGGGTGATCCCGGTTGTGACGCTTGAGCGCGTCAGCTGA
- a CDS encoding LLM class flavin-dependent oxidoreductase — protein sequence MPDYGHDLMFGAGLDSPSQHPATTVRLAELADRAGLELVAFMDHPYQPAYLDTWTLLSYVAARTSRIRLAASVHPIPMRPPAMLARSSASLDLLSGGRFELGLGAGHYFDAIEAMGGPPRSPGTAVTALAEGIQIIREIWDTDTRGGVNVEGQHYQVRGAKRGPRPAHDIGIWIGAYKPRMLRLTGRVADGWLPSLPAMQPGDLTIGNTIIDEAAEEAGRSPRDIRRLLNPGVELTVDQLVELVLSDGISTFNFEIDGPDTIDRLAHEIAPAVRETVAKERSRHHRPSEHPDWKGQPT from the coding sequence ATGCCTGACTACGGCCACGACCTGATGTTCGGCGCGGGTCTCGACTCACCGAGCCAGCACCCGGCCACCACTGTCCGGCTCGCCGAGCTCGCCGACCGAGCCGGCCTGGAGCTGGTGGCGTTCATGGACCATCCATACCAGCCGGCCTATCTGGACACATGGACGCTGCTCAGCTATGTGGCGGCCCGTACCTCCCGGATCCGGCTGGCCGCCAGCGTGCACCCGATCCCGATGCGACCACCGGCCATGCTGGCGCGTAGCTCTGCCAGCCTGGATCTGCTCAGCGGCGGACGGTTCGAGCTCGGCCTCGGCGCCGGCCATTACTTCGACGCCATCGAGGCCATGGGCGGCCCGCCTCGTTCACCCGGCACAGCCGTCACCGCACTCGCTGAGGGGATCCAGATCATCCGCGAAATCTGGGACACCGACACCCGCGGCGGCGTAAACGTCGAAGGTCAGCACTACCAGGTGCGCGGCGCCAAACGGGGTCCGCGACCAGCACACGATATCGGCATCTGGATCGGTGCGTACAAACCACGGATGCTCCGGCTGACCGGCCGGGTCGCCGACGGCTGGTTACCATCGCTGCCCGCCATGCAGCCCGGCGATCTCACCATCGGCAACACCATCATCGACGAGGCCGCTGAAGAGGCCGGCCGCTCGCCCCGCGACATCAGACGGCTGCTCAACCCCGGCGTGGAACTGACGGTGGACCAGCTCGTCGAATTGGTCCTCAGCGATGGGATCAGCACCTTCAACTTCGAGATCGACGGTCCGGACACCATCGATCGGCTCGCCCACGAGATCGCCCCCGCCGTACGCGAGACGGTCGCCAAGGAGCGCAGCCGACACCACCGGCCGTCAGAACACCCAGACTGGAAGGGACAACCAACATGA
- a CDS encoding anchored repeat ABC transporter, substrate-binding protein encodes MTRAWSACQGLIAGVTAALVVAGCGAEVLSTHDERVQVITTTGILADLARNVGGDRVNVESLVPDGADPHTYEPSLRDIRNVVYADLAFSNYMLLEEQSIIKALDANLAGDAPNVSLAEGAVKYAAEVIPLVENISLDTIWLGMRVRGTGQEYGATRASEVYLAGIDVEGPGDLMTYLTEAFGNPTVYVDSSDGFDPSNGYRDDTAILPPDAHTHMSWAFTEPGIYQLTMRASLAVTPESRPVSFGEQTFTFAVGVDPHSVPDMEGATILSSGHADVTVDIDEGELYLFADPHGGGDVNQEVYDPAETVIEVPNRALHDIPAESEFRFLGRPGEQVFQLPQAVLGKHVHGEIDPHLWQNVRNVISYVQLMRDTLIDVDPQGAREYRANANEYIEELEELDDYVRDTIAEIPEARRHLITTHDAFGYLGAAYEVQISGVVTPNPSTEPSLADRRRLTETIRNLEIPAVFLEPNLVARASTLTEVADAESVAVCTLYGDSFDDVVTNYVEMMRFNAESLNQCLSEPAERDE; translated from the coding sequence GTGACACGCGCCTGGTCGGCCTGTCAGGGCCTCATCGCGGGCGTCACGGCGGCGCTCGTGGTCGCCGGGTGCGGGGCGGAGGTGTTGAGTACTCACGACGAGCGGGTCCAGGTCATCACTACCACGGGGATTCTCGCTGACCTGGCCCGTAACGTCGGGGGCGATCGGGTGAACGTCGAGTCGCTGGTACCGGACGGCGCCGACCCGCACACCTACGAGCCGAGCCTGCGAGACATCCGCAATGTGGTGTACGCCGACCTCGCTTTCAGCAACTACATGCTCTTGGAAGAGCAGAGCATCATCAAGGCGCTGGACGCGAATCTAGCCGGCGATGCACCGAACGTCTCCCTGGCTGAAGGCGCGGTGAAGTACGCCGCTGAGGTCATCCCGCTGGTGGAGAACATCTCCCTGGACACCATCTGGCTCGGGATGCGAGTCCGTGGAACGGGCCAGGAGTACGGCGCCACCCGGGCATCCGAGGTGTATCTCGCGGGCATTGACGTCGAGGGTCCCGGGGATCTGATGACATACCTGACGGAGGCGTTCGGCAACCCCACCGTCTACGTGGATTCCAGTGACGGTTTCGACCCGTCCAACGGCTACCGCGATGACACCGCCATCCTGCCTCCCGACGCGCATACGCACATGAGCTGGGCCTTCACCGAGCCTGGTATTTACCAGCTCACAATGCGGGCCAGCCTTGCCGTGACACCGGAATCGCGCCCGGTCTCGTTCGGTGAGCAGACCTTCACCTTCGCTGTCGGAGTGGACCCGCACTCGGTGCCGGATATGGAAGGCGCGACCATACTGAGTTCGGGCCACGCCGATGTCACAGTCGACATCGACGAGGGCGAGCTGTACTTGTTCGCCGATCCGCACGGCGGTGGTGACGTGAACCAGGAGGTGTATGACCCCGCTGAGACCGTGATCGAAGTGCCCAACCGGGCATTGCACGACATCCCAGCGGAGTCCGAGTTTCGATTCCTCGGCCGCCCCGGTGAGCAGGTTTTTCAGCTCCCACAGGCGGTGCTGGGCAAACATGTCCATGGCGAGATCGATCCGCACCTCTGGCAGAACGTGCGCAACGTGATCTCGTATGTGCAACTGATGCGCGACACGCTGATCGACGTGGATCCGCAGGGTGCTCGCGAGTACCGCGCGAACGCAAACGAGTACATCGAAGAGCTCGAGGAGCTAGACGACTACGTGCGGGACACCATCGCGGAGATCCCGGAAGCCCGGCGGCACCTGATCACCACCCATGACGCTTTCGGTTACCTCGGTGCGGCTTACGAGGTGCAGATCTCGGGCGTCGTCACCCCGAATCCGTCCACCGAGCCGAGCCTGGCAGATCGCCGCCGGCTGACCGAGACGATCCGCAATCTGGAGATCCCCGCGGTCTTCCTCGAGCCCAATCTGGTGGCACGAGCCTCGACGCTCACCGAGGTTGCGGATGCCGAAAGTGTCGCGGTGTGCACGCTATACGGCGATTCCTTCGACGACGTCGTGACCAATTACGTCGAGATGATGCGGTTCAACGCTGAATCGCTGAACCAGTGTCTGTCCGAGCCAGCTGAGAGAGACGAATGA
- a CDS encoding choice-of-anchor M domain-containing protein, giving the protein MQRHTIRAVTGGAGAAALLSALVIAPVSAPLTANADIGPPPDANERRVLANEHVDAINVGLDGTQLTVNSKISPPVEFVEPEELIFQLSDLGYVEGLPDRFVEFIGTDRAWVVPQTQNHDVIWAGWSTEELASGMVDDNKVDITLADVHGPGDVEVWQTVGFGDIRRIFSSDEEYKTLSQTVNAHVHANWAFTEPGVYTLTFVVSATIGGEHVASDPVDFTWTVGGAPGELPEPAASVTALDAPSSVSPGEEFSLTALVSTDTGVDAPPAPGGYVEFHSGGEALGWSAIIDGEAGLPVSFDDAGEYEITAAYTPQEPQFYTGSESNPHVLVVEESHEPIETTLTIAGLAGEYRPGDTIELSAVQDPPTELDDYHWFGRVAGEEQFVEVGAGASFETVASPQLDGAQYYVELYGHDHEVVATSQPVTIVVDDQDDPPGNEGPPDDDPPGECEDPRTVLTNEHTDLLTPILDGTELELWAKVGSSADHTFYQPEDLLVQVKDPEAAASAPGGDNYAFLGEAGDPLWVIPQTQDPDVVWAGWSTEELPSGAFDGNAVEMILHDVDGPGEVEVFQTAGLGEAPRRIFSSVDALDPLSQRVGQHVHANWAFTALGEYTMTFEVAGTLADGGDVSTGHVDFAFVVGDIDCDPDDPGDENGGDDNGADENGGDVSGGDDGTDTGGDDGTDTGGDDGTDAGGDDGTDAGGDDGTDENGGDTSGDADGADTGGAAGGDASGGENGSGPKPTTKPTTGICPPGTVPSGSQSADGAPPASSTPGAGADDENGEENGEGTGGETGGGDEDDDSDERPSGDPVVLTNEHVDLISPRLSGSTLSLEAKVGSSVDHTFYDPADVLVQVKPEAQSTIPDGDAYAFLGDAGDAIWLIPETQNLEIVWAGWSTEELSSGDFQGDAVNMRMVDVDGPGTLEVFQTAGFGDVNRIFSSEDSLDARRQGVGQHVHANWAFSAEGSYTVTFEVSGTLADGTSVSTGAVEYSFVVGAMSGANQVSLADSAPSVNSTTLRPAYLPSAAVPAAHQPQDGRISMPAASTALVSVSRSAPVSRSAPVSRSAPVSASTPGPASTPSPASTPGPTSAPASESSPSPTTAGAPVAQAGRGEDCVLARTGTDGVSGLVLFGGLMLVAGSAALYAYRRRGVTLLSG; this is encoded by the coding sequence ATGCAGCGTCACACCATCCGCGCGGTGACGGGAGGGGCGGGCGCAGCGGCACTCTTGAGTGCGTTGGTTATTGCGCCGGTGTCCGCGCCTTTGACCGCCAATGCCGATATCGGTCCGCCCCCGGACGCCAACGAGCGGCGAGTACTGGCCAACGAGCACGTCGACGCGATCAACGTCGGCTTGGACGGAACACAGCTGACCGTCAACTCGAAGATCAGCCCACCCGTTGAGTTCGTCGAGCCGGAAGAGTTGATCTTCCAGCTGTCCGATCTCGGTTACGTCGAAGGGTTACCGGACCGATTCGTCGAGTTCATCGGTACCGATCGCGCGTGGGTCGTGCCTCAGACGCAGAACCACGACGTGATCTGGGCCGGCTGGAGCACTGAAGAACTCGCCTCCGGCATGGTGGACGATAACAAGGTCGACATCACGCTGGCCGATGTGCACGGTCCGGGTGACGTCGAGGTATGGCAGACCGTCGGCTTCGGAGACATCAGACGGATATTCAGCTCCGACGAGGAATACAAGACGCTGTCGCAGACCGTCAACGCCCATGTGCATGCGAACTGGGCGTTCACCGAGCCCGGTGTTTACACCCTCACGTTCGTGGTGTCGGCCACCATCGGTGGTGAGCATGTCGCATCCGACCCGGTCGATTTCACGTGGACAGTCGGAGGTGCGCCTGGAGAGCTGCCGGAGCCGGCGGCATCGGTTACGGCACTGGACGCACCGTCGTCGGTGTCGCCAGGTGAGGAGTTCTCGCTGACTGCCTTGGTGAGCACCGACACCGGCGTTGACGCACCCCCGGCTCCCGGCGGCTACGTGGAGTTCCACAGCGGTGGCGAAGCCCTTGGCTGGAGCGCGATCATCGACGGCGAGGCAGGCCTGCCCGTGTCGTTCGATGACGCCGGCGAGTACGAGATCACGGCGGCCTACACGCCGCAAGAGCCCCAGTTCTACACCGGGTCGGAGTCCAATCCGCACGTTCTCGTCGTCGAGGAGTCACACGAACCGATCGAGACAACCCTGACGATCGCCGGGCTCGCGGGCGAATACCGGCCGGGTGACACGATCGAGCTGAGCGCCGTGCAAGATCCACCAACCGAATTGGACGACTATCACTGGTTCGGCCGGGTGGCCGGCGAGGAGCAGTTCGTCGAGGTGGGCGCCGGTGCTTCTTTCGAGACCGTGGCGAGTCCGCAACTGGACGGCGCTCAGTACTACGTGGAGCTGTACGGTCATGACCACGAGGTCGTGGCCACCTCCCAGCCGGTCACCATCGTCGTCGACGATCAGGACGACCCACCGGGGAACGAGGGCCCGCCCGACGACGACCCGCCGGGTGAATGTGAGGATCCCCGGACCGTCCTGACCAACGAACACACCGACCTGCTGACGCCGATCCTCGACGGTACCGAGCTTGAGCTGTGGGCCAAGGTCGGCTCGTCGGCAGACCACACCTTCTACCAGCCGGAGGATCTGCTGGTGCAGGTCAAGGATCCGGAGGCGGCCGCTAGTGCTCCAGGAGGCGACAACTACGCCTTCCTGGGCGAGGCCGGCGACCCGTTGTGGGTGATCCCGCAGACCCAGGATCCTGACGTCGTATGGGCAGGTTGGTCTACCGAAGAACTGCCCTCCGGCGCGTTCGACGGAAACGCCGTCGAGATGATCTTGCATGATGTCGATGGCCCAGGCGAGGTCGAAGTTTTCCAGACCGCCGGCCTGGGTGAGGCCCCGAGGCGGATCTTCAGCTCGGTAGATGCGCTCGACCCGCTGAGCCAGCGGGTCGGCCAGCACGTACATGCCAACTGGGCGTTCACCGCGCTTGGCGAATACACCATGACGTTCGAGGTGGCGGGCACGCTCGCCGATGGTGGCGACGTCTCCACTGGGCACGTGGACTTCGCCTTCGTTGTGGGTGACATCGACTGCGACCCCGACGACCCCGGTGACGAAAACGGTGGTGACGACAACGGCGCGGATGAGAACGGCGGCGATGTGTCGGGAGGTGACGACGGCACGGATACCGGTGGTGACGACGGCACGGATACCGGTGGTGACGACGGCACGGACGCCGGTGGTGACGACGGCACGGACGCCGGTGGTGACGACGGCACCGACGAGAACGGCGGAGACACGAGCGGAGATGCCGACGGTGCGGACACTGGAGGCGCCGCGGGGGGTGACGCGTCCGGGGGCGAAAATGGCTCCGGACCCAAACCCACGACCAAACCAACCACCGGGATCTGCCCTCCAGGCACGGTCCCATCCGGTTCGCAGTCGGCCGATGGCGCACCGCCTGCGAGTTCCACGCCGGGAGCCGGCGCTGACGACGAGAACGGCGAAGAAAACGGTGAGGGAACCGGTGGGGAGACCGGTGGCGGCGACGAAGACGACGACTCCGACGAGCGCCCCTCGGGTGACCCGGTGGTGCTCACCAACGAGCACGTCGACCTGATCTCCCCGCGGCTGAGCGGATCGACCCTGTCGTTGGAGGCGAAGGTCGGCTCGTCGGTCGATCACACCTTCTACGACCCCGCCGACGTCCTGGTGCAGGTGAAGCCGGAAGCGCAGAGCACAATCCCGGACGGCGACGCTTATGCGTTCCTCGGCGATGCCGGGGACGCCATCTGGCTGATCCCGGAGACGCAGAACCTGGAGATCGTCTGGGCCGGGTGGTCAACGGAGGAACTGAGCTCGGGCGACTTCCAAGGCGACGCCGTGAACATGCGGATGGTCGACGTCGACGGACCGGGAACGCTGGAGGTGTTCCAGACGGCGGGGTTCGGTGACGTGAACCGGATCTTCAGCTCGGAGGACTCGCTGGACGCCCGCCGTCAGGGAGTCGGCCAGCATGTCCACGCGAACTGGGCTTTCTCCGCCGAGGGAAGCTACACGGTGACATTCGAGGTCAGCGGCACGCTGGCGGATGGCACGAGTGTGTCGACCGGAGCGGTCGAGTACTCCTTCGTCGTCGGTGCCATGTCGGGAGCGAACCAGGTGTCGCTGGCCGACTCCGCGCCCAGCGTGAACTCGACGACTTTGCGCCCGGCGTACCTGCCCTCGGCCGCCGTTCCAGCCGCGCACCAGCCGCAGGATGGGCGAATCTCCATGCCTGCCGCCAGTACAGCGCTGGTCTCGGTCTCGCGGTCCGCTCCGGTCTCGCGGTCCGCTCCGGTGTCGCGGTCCGCTCCGGTGTCGGCGTCCACTCCGGGCCCGGCGTCGACGCCAAGCCCGGCGTCTACGCCAGGCCCGACGTCTGCTCCGGCTTCCGAGTCCAGCCCGAGCCCAACTACAGCCGGTGCTCCGGTAGCACAGGCGGGGAGAGGTGAAGACTGCGTGCTGGCGCGAACGGGCACCGACGGCGTCAGCGGGTTGGTCCTGTTCGGTGGCCTGATGCTCGTAGCCGGTTCGGCGGCTCTGTACGCGTACCGTCGCCGCGGCGTCACACTGCTGTCCGGGTGA
- a CDS encoding Lrp/AsnC family transcriptional regulator produces the protein MASKRSARPPNGFQNGRSLLDEPNRRILDALSAEPRITVSELARRIGMSAPAVRERVARLEEGGVIRGYRLDVDPAAIGLPVSAWVRIKPGPGQLAKIAEVAERLPEVSECHRISGEDCFLLKIHVPEIEALEQILDQFLLYGQTTSSFVVSTPVRPRAPRPSTW, from the coding sequence ATGGCTTCGAAACGGTCAGCGCGGCCCCCGAACGGCTTTCAGAACGGAAGGTCATTGCTTGACGAGCCGAACCGCCGCATCTTGGATGCGCTTTCGGCGGAACCGCGGATCACCGTCTCGGAACTGGCCCGGCGGATTGGCATGTCGGCCCCGGCCGTTCGTGAGCGTGTCGCGCGACTGGAGGAGGGTGGCGTGATCCGCGGGTATCGTCTGGACGTCGACCCAGCGGCCATTGGCCTGCCGGTATCCGCATGGGTGCGCATCAAGCCTGGTCCAGGTCAGCTGGCCAAGATCGCTGAGGTGGCGGAGAGGTTGCCCGAAGTCAGCGAGTGCCATCGGATCAGCGGAGAGGACTGCTTCTTGCTGAAGATCCATGTGCCGGAGATCGAGGCGCTCGAGCAGATCCTCGACCAGTTTCTCCTCTACGGGCAGACCACCAGCTCTTTCGTCGTGTCAACACCTGTCCGGCCAAGGGCGCCGAGGCCGTCCACGTGGTGA
- a CDS encoding AraC family transcriptional regulator — MDILSDVISAVRTGRPEAVRVEWHSPWGMRFPADPGTAGFMVVLQGSCWLIQTYDEPVPLGPGDVLFSPRGDGYAMADTPSSQLADPPGELLADADLSASASFGDALGGVSTVTLCGGYRLDPQRTHPLLRDLPATIHVPARVGRHPELRAAVDILGAEIAGSRLGADAIMPVALDMLLLYLLRAWFEERPARQAGSGWADALADPAVSAALNAIHREPAQPWTVQTLADEARLSRAAFSRRFATLTGQPPMTYLTWWRLTIAAELLRESGASLGQVATRVGYASEFAFANAFKRQHGVAPGKFRRQSRDSAPVAGQRPSAVNT, encoded by the coding sequence ATGGATATCTTGAGTGACGTGATCTCCGCCGTACGGACGGGGCGTCCTGAAGCCGTGCGCGTCGAGTGGCACTCACCGTGGGGCATGCGCTTCCCCGCGGATCCAGGCACGGCGGGGTTCATGGTCGTTTTGCAGGGTTCCTGCTGGCTCATCCAGACCTACGACGAGCCCGTTCCGCTCGGCCCGGGTGACGTCCTGTTCTCCCCGCGTGGCGACGGCTACGCCATGGCTGACACGCCGAGCAGTCAACTGGCTGATCCGCCCGGCGAGCTCCTCGCCGACGCAGATCTGTCCGCCTCGGCCTCGTTTGGTGACGCCCTCGGCGGGGTGTCCACGGTCACGCTTTGCGGTGGCTACCGTCTCGACCCGCAGCGGACCCACCCGTTGCTGCGCGACCTGCCGGCGACCATCCACGTGCCCGCGCGGGTAGGGCGTCATCCTGAACTGCGGGCGGCCGTGGACATCCTGGGTGCCGAGATCGCCGGCTCGCGGCTCGGCGCGGATGCAATCATGCCGGTCGCGCTGGATATGTTGCTGCTCTACCTCCTGCGAGCCTGGTTCGAGGAGCGGCCGGCGCGCCAGGCCGGGTCCGGCTGGGCCGATGCGCTGGCAGATCCGGCCGTGAGTGCCGCCTTGAATGCGATCCACCGGGAGCCCGCGCAGCCGTGGACCGTCCAGACCCTCGCCGACGAGGCGCGGCTCTCCCGGGCTGCCTTCTCGCGCCGGTTCGCAACCTTGACCGGACAGCCGCCAATGACGTATCTGACCTGGTGGAGACTGACTATCGCGGCGGAGTTGCTGCGCGAGTCCGGGGCATCGCTCGGTCAGGTCGCCACCCGCGTCGGATATGCCTCGGAGTTCGCGTTCGCCAATGCCTTCAAGCGGCAGCACGGTGTCGCGCCGGGCAAGTTCCGGCGCCAAAGCCGCGACTCGGCGCCGGTCGCAGGTCAGCGACCGTCAGCCGTCAATACCTGA